A window of Pantoea agglomerans contains these coding sequences:
- the cydA gene encoding cytochrome ubiquinol oxidase subunit I encodes MLDIVELSRLQFALTAMYHFLFVPLTLGMAFLLAIMETVYVLSGKQIYKDMTKFWGKLFGINFALGVATGLTMEFQFGTNWSYYSHYVGDIFGAPLAIEGLMAFFLESTFVGLFFFGWDRLSKTQHLAVTWLVALGSNLSALWILVANGWMQNPIASAFNYETMRMEMLSFSELVLNPVAQVKFVHTVAAGYTTGAMFILGISAWYLLKGRDVAFAKRSFAIAASFGMAAVLSVIVLGDESGYEMGDVQKTKLAAIEAEWETQPAPAAFTLFGLPNQEKQENAAAVQIPGLLGLIATRSIDTPVTGLKDLMAQHEVRIRNGMKAYALLNQLRGGSEDPAVRAAFDQSKEDLGYGLLLKRYTPNVADATEAQIKQAVKDSIPRVAPLYFAFRIMVLAGVLLLGIITFSFWSVIRNRVGKSRWLLKAALYGMPLPWIAVEAGWFVAEYGRQPWAIGEVLPTSVANSSLTVGDLLFSMLLICGLYTLFLVAEMYLMFKFARLGPSSLKTGRYHHEQVATAAEPARG; translated from the coding sequence ATGCTAGATATCGTCGAGCTGTCGCGTTTACAGTTTGCCTTAACGGCGATGTACCATTTCCTGTTTGTCCCGCTTACGCTGGGTATGGCGTTTTTGCTGGCCATTATGGAAACGGTTTACGTCCTGAGCGGCAAACAAATCTATAAAGATATGACTAAATTCTGGGGCAAGTTATTCGGCATTAACTTTGCGCTGGGGGTAGCTACCGGCCTGACCATGGAGTTTCAGTTCGGGACTAACTGGTCTTATTACTCTCACTACGTCGGCGACATCTTCGGTGCGCCGCTCGCCATTGAAGGGCTGATGGCGTTCTTCCTGGAATCCACCTTTGTCGGCCTGTTTTTCTTCGGCTGGGATCGCCTGAGCAAAACGCAGCATCTGGCGGTCACCTGGCTGGTGGCGCTCGGTTCTAACCTGTCGGCGCTCTGGATCCTGGTGGCGAACGGCTGGATGCAGAATCCCATCGCCTCGGCGTTTAACTACGAAACCATGCGTATGGAGATGCTGAGCTTCTCTGAGCTGGTGCTTAACCCGGTAGCGCAGGTGAAGTTTGTGCATACCGTGGCGGCGGGCTACACCACCGGCGCGATGTTTATCCTCGGCATCAGCGCCTGGTATCTGCTGAAGGGCCGCGACGTTGCCTTTGCGAAGCGTTCGTTCGCCATTGCGGCCAGCTTCGGCATGGCGGCCGTGCTGTCGGTTATCGTGCTGGGCGATGAGTCGGGCTACGAAATGGGCGACGTGCAGAAAACCAAGCTCGCCGCCATCGAAGCCGAATGGGAAACCCAGCCTGCGCCGGCAGCCTTTACGCTGTTTGGCCTGCCGAATCAGGAGAAACAGGAAAACGCCGCGGCGGTGCAGATCCCTGGCCTGCTTGGCCTGATCGCCACGCGATCTATCGATACGCCGGTCACCGGCCTGAAAGATCTGATGGCGCAGCATGAGGTGCGCATCCGCAACGGCATGAAAGCCTACGCGCTGCTGAACCAGCTGCGCGGCGGCAGCGAGGATCCGGCGGTGCGCGCGGCCTTCGACCAGAGCAAAGAGGATCTGGGCTATGGGCTGCTGCTGAAACGCTATACCCCGAACGTGGCGGATGCCACCGAGGCGCAAATCAAACAGGCGGTGAAAGACTCTATTCCGCGCGTGGCGCCGCTCTATTTCGCCTTCCGTATCATGGTGCTGGCGGGAGTGCTGCTGCTGGGCATTATTACCTTCTCCTTCTGGAGCGTGATCCGCAACCGCGTCGGCAAGTCTCGCTGGCTGCTGAAGGCGGCGCTCTACGGCATGCCGCTGCCGTGGATTGCGGTCGAGGCGGGCTGGTTCGTCGCCGAATATGGCCGTCAGCCGTGGGCGATTGGCGAAGTGCTGCCGACCTCGGTGGCCAACTCCTCGCTGACCGTAGGCGATCTGCTCTTTTCCATGCTGCTGATCTGCGGTCTCTACACGCTCTTCCTCGTGGCGGAGATGTACCTGATGTTTAAATTCGCGCGCCTCGGGCCGAGCAGCCTGAAAACCGGACGCTATCACCATGAGCAGGTCGCAACGGCGGCTGAGCCGGCACGCGGTTAA